In Nostoc sp. CENA543, a single genomic region encodes these proteins:
- a CDS encoding M20 family metallopeptidase: MVSSFPNPTSVDLSRVRLAIRSLQPQLVEWRRRLHQKPELAFQEKLTAEFISSKLQAWGIDHQTGIAQTGIVATIKGTKSHSSQSPVLAIRADMDALPIQEINEVPYCSQHDGVMHACGHDGHTAIALGTAYYLQQHRQDFAGNVKIIFQPAEESPGGAKPMIEAGVLKNPDVDAIIGLHLWNNLPLGTVGVRSGALMAAVELFDCKILGKGGHGAIPQQTVDSVVVAAQIVNALQSIVARNVNPIDAAVVTVGALHAGTTHNVIADTATMKGTVRYFNPALQGFFHQRIEQIVAGTCQSYGAKYELEYCSLYPPVINDGKIAELVRSVAEEIIETPVGIVPECQTMGGEDMSFFLQEVPGCYFFLGSANPEKNLAYPHHHPRFDFDETALGMGVEIFVRCVEKFFSVNRD; encoded by the coding sequence ATGGTTTCTAGCTTCCCCAACCCCACCTCAGTTGATTTATCTCGTGTGCGTTTAGCCATTCGCTCACTACAACCACAATTGGTAGAATGGCGGCGGCGGCTGCATCAAAAACCAGAGTTAGCCTTTCAAGAAAAGCTCACAGCCGAATTTATCTCTAGTAAACTGCAAGCATGGGGAATTGACCATCAAACGGGTATTGCTCAAACTGGTATAGTAGCAACCATCAAGGGTACAAAATCACATAGTTCACAATCTCCAGTTCTGGCAATTCGCGCAGATATGGACGCTTTGCCAATACAGGAAATCAACGAAGTACCCTATTGTTCACAACATGATGGTGTGATGCACGCCTGCGGACATGACGGACATACAGCGATCGCTCTCGGTACAGCTTATTATTTACAACAGCATCGCCAGGATTTTGCCGGGAATGTGAAAATTATCTTCCAGCCAGCCGAAGAAAGTCCAGGGGGAGCAAAGCCGATGATTGAGGCGGGAGTCTTGAAAAACCCCGATGTTGACGCGATTATCGGTTTACACCTGTGGAATAATCTGCCTTTAGGGACTGTGGGAGTTCGCAGTGGCGCGCTGATGGCGGCTGTAGAATTATTTGACTGCAAAATTTTAGGTAAAGGTGGACACGGAGCCATACCCCAGCAAACAGTTGATTCTGTGGTAGTCGCTGCCCAAATTGTCAACGCCTTACAAAGTATTGTAGCCCGGAATGTCAACCCTATTGATGCGGCTGTAGTAACTGTTGGCGCACTCCATGCAGGGACAACCCATAACGTCATCGCCGACACAGCCACCATGAAGGGAACTGTCAGGTATTTTAACCCTGCCTTACAAGGCTTTTTCCATCAACGCATCGAGCAAATCGTTGCAGGTACTTGCCAAAGTTACGGCGCAAAGTATGAGTTAGAGTATTGTTCACTGTATCCCCCTGTAATTAATGATGGGAAGATAGCAGAATTAGTGCGATCGGTAGCCGAGGAAATTATCGAAACGCCTGTGGGTATTGTCCCAGAATGTCAAACGATGGGCGGTGAAGATATGTCATTTTTCCTGCAAGAAGTCCCTGGTTGTTATTTCTTCTTAGGTTCTGCTAACCCAGAAAAGAATTTAGCCTATCCCCATCATCACCCCCGCTTTGATTTCGATGAAACAGCCTTGGGAATGGGTGTAGAGATATTTGTGCGCTGCGTCGAAAAGTTTTTTAGTGTTAACAGGGACTAG
- a CDS encoding serine/threonine-protein kinase, which translates to MQPPISIGTVLQNRYRIVQILGQGGFGRTYLAEDQRRFNELCAIKELIPSGGGTTAWEKAQELFHREASILYQIQHPQIPKFRERFEQDQRLFLVEDYVAGKTYRQILTERQATDQRFTETEVLYLMRSLLPVLEHIHARGIIHRDISPDNIILRDGDQQPVLIDFGVVKELANRLQSPDINVSMTTVGKLGYSPSEQMQTGRAYPSSDLFALAVTVIVLLTGKEPAALFNDQQMTWNWQSWVSVNPLFAQIINRMLHYNPGDRYQEATEVMQALQILDQSRMGVSLPEISRVQTVAVGRRPDAVPPPTPNKPDPVVRQSQSSSILDNPLALGAIGSAVVILAGFGSWALVSSIRSQSSSKPEETLPPQTFPSPVVTENPTQTPTPTPTLEPVIINKRLNLDISNTAIAESTIRTNQIIQYSVFGEAGDKLTAAIIQGEGVFVTVLAPNQQPIDNSAQQVTNYVGVLPNTGKYIIQLTLDSGVASSDYKLSVYLEKPIQPTPTPTPTPTPTPTPTPTSTTIFTPVPTPEATPTPGQELETPSVDSTSTPIPEATSSP; encoded by the coding sequence ATGCAACCACCAATTTCTATCGGCACTGTTCTGCAAAACCGTTATCGCATTGTTCAAATTCTCGGACAAGGGGGATTTGGTAGAACTTATTTGGCGGAGGATCAGCGACGGTTTAATGAATTGTGTGCCATTAAAGAATTGATTCCTTCTGGAGGAGGAACGACGGCTTGGGAAAAGGCTCAAGAACTTTTCCACAGGGAAGCGTCTATTCTCTATCAAATCCAACATCCCCAAATTCCCAAGTTTCGGGAAAGGTTTGAGCAGGATCAACGTTTGTTTTTAGTGGAAGACTACGTTGCAGGTAAAACTTATCGGCAAATTTTAACGGAACGCCAAGCTACTGACCAAAGGTTTACAGAGACGGAAGTATTGTACTTGATGCGCTCTTTATTACCTGTTTTAGAGCATATTCATGCACGGGGAATTATTCATCGTGATATTTCGCCAGACAATATTATTTTGCGAGATGGGGATCAACAGCCAGTTTTGATTGATTTTGGTGTGGTGAAGGAACTGGCAAATCGTCTGCAATCTCCAGATATTAATGTATCTATGACGACTGTGGGTAAATTGGGCTATTCCCCCAGTGAACAGATGCAAACAGGACGCGCCTATCCTAGCAGCGATTTATTTGCTTTGGCGGTGACGGTAATTGTGTTATTGACTGGGAAAGAACCAGCTGCATTATTTAATGACCAGCAAATGACTTGGAATTGGCAAAGTTGGGTGAGCGTCAATCCATTATTTGCCCAAATTATCAATCGGATGTTGCATTATAACCCCGGCGATCGCTATCAGGAAGCGACAGAGGTGATGCAAGCACTACAAATTTTAGATCAATCACGGATGGGTGTTTCTCTGCCGGAAATTTCCCGTGTACAAACCGTTGCGGTGGGTCGTCGTCCTGATGCTGTACCACCACCTACACCCAATAAACCAGACCCTGTAGTTCGTCAGAGTCAAAGTAGTTCAATTTTAGATAATCCCTTGGCATTGGGGGCAATTGGCAGTGCTGTGGTGATTTTAGCGGGTTTCGGTTCTTGGGCGTTAGTAAGTTCGATTCGCTCTCAATCTTCCTCAAAACCAGAAGAAACCCTACCACCCCAAACTTTTCCTTCGCCGGTGGTGACAGAGAATCCTACCCAGACTCCAACGCCCACACCCACATTAGAACCTGTAATTATTAATAAACGCCTCAATTTAGACATTAGCAATACAGCGATCGCCGAAAGCACTATCCGAACTAATCAAATTATTCAATATAGTGTGTTTGGTGAAGCGGGAGATAAGTTAACTGCTGCTATTATCCAAGGTGAAGGGGTTTTCGTAACGGTTTTAGCCCCCAATCAACAGCCAATTGACAATAGCGCGCAGCAAGTTACTAACTATGTAGGCGTGTTACCTAACACTGGTAAATACATTATTCAGTTAACTTTAGACTCTGGGGTCGCATCTAGTGACTATAAATTGAGTGTGTACTTGGAAAAACCCATTCAACCAACACCAACACCAACACCCACACCCACACCTACCCCAACACCCACACCGACATCTACAACTATATTCACACCTGTACCCACACCTGAAGCAACCCCAACTCCTGGCCAGGAACTTGAAACCCCATCAGTAGACAGCACCTCTACACCAATTCCAGAAGCAACAAGCTCACCTTGA
- a CDS encoding 2Fe-2S iron-sulfur cluster-binding protein: MPDTYTIKVRDRATGQEHILQVPDDRYILHTAEHQGVELPFSCRNGACTTCAVRVVSGEIYQPEAVGLSLELRRQGYALLCVSYARSDLEVETQDEDEVYELQFGRYFAKGRVKAGLPLDED, encoded by the coding sequence ATGCCCGACACATACACAATTAAAGTACGCGATCGCGCCACTGGCCAAGAACACATCTTACAAGTCCCCGATGACCGCTACATTCTCCACACCGCCGAACATCAAGGGGTAGAGTTACCATTTTCCTGTCGTAATGGAGCTTGTACCACTTGTGCAGTCAGAGTAGTATCAGGAGAAATTTATCAGCCAGAGGCAGTAGGATTATCCCTAGAATTGCGGCGGCAAGGCTATGCTTTGTTGTGCGTGAGTTATGCTCGTTCTGACTTAGAAGTAGAAACCCAAGACGAAGATGAAGTTTATGAACTCCAATTTGGTCGCTACTTCGCCAAAGGCAGAGTTAAAGCTGGTTTACCTTTAGATGAAGACTAG
- the ispG gene encoding (E)-4-hydroxy-3-methylbut-2-enyl-diphosphate synthase: protein MQTLPTPATSNNTAEQPTFDTTIKRRKTRPVKVGNVTIGGGYPVVVQSMINEDTLDIDGSVAAIRRLHEIGCEIVRVTVPSMAHAMALAEIKQKLIKTYQDVPIVADVHHNGMKIALEVAKHIEKVRINPGLYVFEKPNSNRTEYTQAEFDEIGDKIRKTLEPLVVTLRDQGKAMRIGVNHGSLAERMLFTYGDTPEGMVESALEFIRICESLDFRNIVISMKASRVPVMVAAYRLMAKRMDDLGMDYPLHLGVTEAGDGEYGRIKSTAGIATLLADGIGDTIRVSLTEAPEKEIPVCYSILQALGLRKTMVEYVACPSCGRTLFNLEEVLHKVREATKHLTGLDIAVMGCIVNGPGEMADADYGYVGKTPGYISLYRGREEIKKVPEDQGVEELINLIKADGRWVEP, encoded by the coding sequence ATGCAAACTCTGCCGACTCCCGCAACATCCAATAATACAGCCGAGCAACCTACCTTTGATACGACAATCAAGCGTCGGAAAACTCGCCCAGTCAAGGTAGGGAATGTTACTATCGGCGGCGGCTACCCTGTGGTGGTGCAGTCGATGATTAACGAAGACACTCTTGATATCGATGGTTCTGTAGCGGCTATCCGTCGCTTGCACGAAATTGGCTGTGAAATTGTTCGTGTGACAGTACCAAGTATGGCGCACGCTATGGCGTTGGCAGAAATTAAGCAAAAACTCATCAAAACTTACCAAGATGTACCGATTGTGGCCGATGTACATCACAATGGGATGAAAATCGCCCTAGAAGTAGCCAAACACATCGAGAAAGTCAGGATAAATCCAGGTTTGTATGTGTTTGAAAAACCTAATTCTAATCGCACTGAATACACACAGGCAGAATTTGACGAAATTGGGGATAAAATTCGCAAAACCCTAGAACCTTTAGTAGTTACTCTGCGTGACCAAGGTAAAGCCATGCGAATTGGCGTAAATCATGGTTCTTTGGCGGAAAGAATGCTGTTTACCTATGGTGACACCCCAGAAGGAATGGTGGAATCCGCTTTAGAGTTCATTCGGATCTGTGAATCTCTAGATTTCCGTAACATTGTCATTTCCATGAAAGCCTCACGCGTTCCTGTAATGGTAGCTGCTTATCGTCTCATGGCTAAACGTATGGACGATTTAGGGATGGACTATCCTCTACACTTGGGTGTGACGGAAGCAGGAGATGGGGAATACGGACGGATTAAATCTACAGCTGGTATTGCCACATTACTAGCAGATGGTATCGGTGATACTATCCGTGTTTCCCTCACTGAAGCACCAGAAAAAGAAATTCCTGTTTGTTATAGCATTCTGCAAGCTTTGGGACTGCGAAAAACAATGGTGGAATATGTAGCTTGTCCTTCCTGTGGCAGAACTTTATTTAACTTAGAAGAAGTTTTACATAAAGTCCGAGAAGCTACTAAACATTTAACTGGGTTAGATATTGCTGTTATGGGTTGTATTGTCAATGGCCCTGGAGAAATGGCGGATGCTGATTACGGTTACGTAGGTAAAACCCCTGGTTACATTTCTTTGTATCGTGGCCGAGAAGAAATTAAAAAAGTTCCTGAAGATCAAGGTGTAGAAGAATTAATCAACTTGATCAAAGCTGATGGCCGGTGGGTAGAACCATAA
- a CDS encoding J domain-containing protein, which translates to MSLRIDRGLFKFDFIDNHAILCVPVDADVKEIRKRYLKIARHLHPDSGAIHTEKEKKLANELLSKLVNPAYETLSVDRTRSEYIIVLSQMGKHIVQESASVELHSDLAKQLAAAPNIDHAYKSAIAKIAETQYESLQQVIPIIAQISELNLVYLMRSAGKALSTPPPAAQPVQTTTPQPEPVETPAPPPTPKEDPAIEQYLRRAQTLIDKNQFAPAKIELQDALKIAPKSSRCHSMMGFVYLKQNQLKMAKIHLDNALKLDPNDETALAWKPKIDKALGQQSSSANTNGNANAAQKQPDKSNGGLFGGLFGGKKK; encoded by the coding sequence ATGTCTTTAAGAATAGATCGTGGATTATTTAAATTTGATTTCATAGATAATCACGCCATCTTGTGTGTTCCAGTTGACGCTGATGTCAAAGAAATCCGCAAGCGATATCTCAAAATTGCTCGCCACCTCCATCCTGATAGTGGCGCAATTCATACTGAGAAAGAAAAGAAGCTGGCTAATGAATTATTATCTAAATTAGTTAACCCCGCCTATGAAACTCTATCAGTAGACCGCACCCGTTCGGAATACATCATAGTTCTTTCTCAAATGGGTAAGCATATAGTGCAGGAGTCAGCTTCTGTAGAACTACATAGCGATTTAGCCAAGCAATTAGCAGCTGCCCCCAATATCGATCATGCTTATAAAAGTGCGATCGCTAAAATTGCGGAAACTCAATATGAATCTTTGCAGCAAGTAATTCCAATTATTGCCCAAATTAGTGAATTAAATTTAGTTTACTTAATGCGGAGTGCTGGCAAAGCCTTGTCTACACCCCCGCCCGCAGCTCAACCTGTACAAACCACAACACCACAACCCGAACCTGTCGAGACACCCGCACCACCACCCACACCCAAAGAAGATCCCGCCATCGAACAATATCTTCGTCGCGCTCAAACTTTGATTGATAAAAATCAATTTGCTCCCGCCAAGATAGAATTACAGGACGCACTGAAGATAGCACCAAAAAGTAGTCGTTGTCACAGCATGATGGGGTTTGTCTATTTAAAGCAAAATCAGCTAAAAATGGCGAAAATCCATCTAGATAACGCCTTAAAATTAGACCCCAACGATGAAACAGCACTAGCATGGAAACCAAAAATAGATAAAGCCCTGGGACAGCAATCTAGTAGTGCTAATACTAATGGAAACGCCAATGCTGCCCAAAAACAGCCAGATAAATCAAACGGTGGTTTATTTGGTGGCTTATTTGGAGGTAAGAAAAAATAA
- a CDS encoding DDE transposase family protein: MSDTQNWYIVKRKTEHCEIVPSAQVEDDNVNILEKWGPFSSPEEAIARRVGLIRAGKCQPQ; encoded by the coding sequence ATGAGCGACACACAAAATTGGTATATTGTCAAACGCAAAACTGAGCATTGCGAAATCGTCCCCAGCGCGCAAGTTGAGGACGATAATGTGAATATTCTCGAAAAGTGGGGGCCTTTTAGTTCACCAGAGGAAGCGATCGCTCGTCGTGTGGGACTAATTAGGGCTGGTAAATGCCAACCACAGTAG
- a CDS encoding DUF4327 family protein — protein MSVNTVSSINYYSLDVIQDEARRLVEKGMVSRQQPIYTLCQYIPAREWVCVECELEKCDFLLRDRIGDLIGREQWDND, from the coding sequence ATGAGTGTGAATACGGTGTCCTCTATAAATTACTATTCTCTAGATGTAATTCAGGACGAAGCACGGCGACTGGTAGAAAAAGGAATGGTTAGCAGACAGCAGCCAATATATACACTTTGCCAATACATTCCCGCTAGAGAATGGGTTTGTGTAGAGTGTGAGTTAGAGAAGTGTGATTTCTTGTTACGCGATCGCATTGGCGACCTCATTGGTCGTGAACAATGGGATAATGACTAA
- a CDS encoding inositol monophosphatase family protein, giving the protein MTNLQIFLDIATEAALAAGAVLQGYLGKLEDAITEKGRPGDLVTAADKASEAVILEILRRHFPQHSILAEESGKIGNQDNQYLWAIDPLDGTTNYAHQYPAFCVSIGLLINGKPQVGVIYDPAHNELFRAATGLGATRNRRAISVSETSELSKSLLVTGFAYDRRETSDNNYAEFCHLTHLTQGVRRSGSAALDLAAVACGRVDGYWERGISPWDVVAGIVLLQEAGGKVTAYDGTPFNIASGRILATNSYLHHNLSQALMQVPPLSAWQ; this is encoded by the coding sequence ATGACTAACCTACAAATTTTTCTTGATATTGCTACAGAAGCGGCTTTAGCTGCGGGTGCGGTTTTACAAGGGTACTTGGGTAAATTAGAAGATGCTATTACGGAAAAGGGTCGTCCTGGGGATTTAGTAACCGCCGCCGATAAAGCCTCTGAAGCGGTAATTTTAGAAATTTTACGCCGCCATTTTCCTCAACATTCCATTTTGGCTGAGGAATCGGGCAAGATTGGTAATCAAGATAATCAATATCTTTGGGCAATAGATCCTCTAGATGGCACAACTAACTACGCTCACCAATATCCGGCGTTTTGTGTTTCCATTGGGTTGTTAATCAATGGCAAACCCCAGGTGGGGGTAATTTATGATCCTGCTCATAATGAACTTTTCCGTGCGGCTACTGGTTTGGGTGCCACGCGTAACCGTCGGGCTATCAGTGTTTCTGAGACATCTGAACTGAGTAAAAGCTTGTTGGTAACTGGTTTTGCTTATGACCGCCGTGAAACCTCAGATAATAACTATGCTGAATTTTGTCACCTTACTCATCTCACCCAAGGGGTGCGGCGTAGTGGTTCAGCCGCTTTGGATTTAGCTGCTGTCGCCTGTGGCCGTGTAGATGGTTATTGGGAACGGGGCATATCACCTTGGGATGTTGTAGCGGGAATCGTTTTATTACAGGAAGCGGGCGGTAAAGTCACTGCTTACGATGGTACACCGTTCAATATTGCCTCTGGGCGAATTCTCGCAACTAACAGTTATCTTCATCACAATCTCAGTCAGGCGTTAATGCAGGTTCCCCCCCTATCAGCTTGGCAATAA
- the ctpC gene encoding carboxyl-terminal processing protease CtpC: protein MVITKSRLVLGATAVTLSAIAVTTLSIHSPGQALFKASPKELIDEVWQIVQRQYVDGTFNQVDWLAVRKEYLNKSYSNQEEAYKAVREMLKKLDDPYTRFMTPEEFKNMQVDTSGELTGIGITISQDEKTKKLVVIAPIEDTPAFKAGILSKDIILKIDGKSTQGMDTNQAVSLIRGEPGTQVSLLIERGGKQQEFTIKRARIEIHPVRFSQQQTTIGKVGYIRLNQFSANAAKEMQQAIRSLEQQKVNGYVLDLRGNPGGLLFSSVEIARMFLDKGTIVSTIDRQGEQEREVAKGRALTNKPLVVIVDKGSASASEILSGALQDNKRAVLVGTQTFGKGLVQSVRPLRDGSGLAVTIAKYHTPSGKDINKHGIDPDVKAELTDAQRQELWLRERDKIGTLADPQFAKALEILGKEIAGKTTPTAEKTQNTQL from the coding sequence ATGGTGATTACAAAAAGTAGGCTTGTTTTAGGTGCTACGGCAGTAACACTCTCCGCGATCGCAGTTACTACCCTGAGCATTCACTCTCCTGGTCAGGCTTTATTTAAAGCAAGTCCTAAAGAATTGATTGATGAAGTTTGGCAAATCGTTCAGCGTCAATACGTAGACGGAACATTTAATCAGGTCGATTGGCTAGCTGTACGGAAGGAGTACCTAAATAAATCCTACAGTAATCAGGAAGAAGCTTACAAGGCCGTCCGGGAAATGCTGAAAAAGCTTGATGATCCCTACACCCGGTTCATGACCCCAGAAGAATTTAAGAATATGCAGGTTGATACCTCTGGGGAACTCACTGGTATTGGGATCACCATTAGTCAAGACGAAAAAACTAAGAAATTAGTTGTGATTGCTCCTATTGAAGATACCCCAGCGTTTAAAGCAGGAATCCTTTCTAAAGATATTATTCTTAAGATAGATGGCAAAAGTACCCAAGGGATGGACACCAATCAAGCAGTATCACTGATTCGTGGTGAACCTGGGACACAAGTAAGTTTATTAATCGAGCGTGGCGGTAAACAACAAGAATTTACAATCAAACGTGCCAGGATTGAAATCCATCCAGTACGTTTCTCTCAACAGCAAACCACAATTGGTAAAGTTGGATACATCCGCTTAAATCAATTTAGTGCCAATGCTGCTAAAGAAATGCAGCAAGCTATTAGAAGCTTAGAACAACAAAAAGTCAACGGCTACGTATTAGATTTACGCGGCAATCCCGGCGGTTTGCTATTCTCTAGCGTAGAAATTGCCCGGATGTTTTTAGACAAAGGTACAATTGTTTCTACTATTGATCGTCAGGGTGAACAAGAACGGGAAGTAGCTAAAGGTCGAGCATTAACAAATAAACCTTTAGTGGTCATAGTTGATAAAGGTTCAGCTAGTGCTAGTGAAATTCTCTCAGGAGCATTGCAAGATAATAAACGTGCTGTTTTAGTAGGGACGCAAACCTTTGGGAAAGGCTTAGTGCAGTCAGTCCGTCCCCTGAGAGATGGTTCAGGACTCGCAGTCACCATTGCTAAATATCACACCCCCAGTGGTAAGGATATTAATAAACACGGTATCGACCCCGATGTCAAAGCAGAACTAACAGATGCTCAACGCCAAGAACTGTGGCTACGGGAACGCGATAAAATTGGCACATTAGCTGATCCACAGTTTGCTAAAGCATTGGAAATCTTGGGTAAAGAAATCGCGGGTAAAACCACACCAACAGCCGAAAAAACTCAAAATACTCAGTTATAG
- a CDS encoding ATP phosphoribosyltransferase regulatory subunit: protein MVYQPATGARDLLPLDVAQKRWIEDRLQQVFHRWGYHRIITSTLERMDTLMAGEAIQRQMVIQLQNAEDEELGLRPELTASIARAVATRMAGTTYPQRLYYNANVFRRIWENRHNRQQEFYQAGVELLGVGGLLANTEVLLLVRNCLQALDLQDWHLILGEAGITRSLLNAFPENIRGKVRTAIAHLDRITIDTLPLTEELRDRARIMLDLRGNSADVLQKVSSLGLDADQQEAVNNLKSLVELLESEGEFPIILDLSLIQTIDYYTGIVFEIVSSSESQARVLGRGGRYDKLLGLYHPQGEDIPGIGFVLNIEDLYQVLLSTQQLPQSTPASNWLVVPASPTAHAAAFAYAQKLRDSTHLVRVEIDLGGKDTEEIRQYARDRSIAQIAWVKTDGTPTIESVGA from the coding sequence ATGGTGTATCAACCAGCCACAGGAGCGAGGGATTTATTACCTCTGGATGTGGCTCAAAAACGCTGGATTGAAGATAGATTACAGCAGGTGTTTCACCGTTGGGGATATCACCGAATTATTACCTCAACGTTGGAACGGATGGATACTCTGATGGCTGGGGAAGCTATTCAGCGTCAGATGGTGATTCAACTGCAAAATGCTGAGGATGAAGAGTTAGGATTGCGTCCAGAGTTGACGGCTTCTATTGCTCGTGCTGTGGCAACGCGGATGGCAGGTACTACTTACCCACAACGACTGTATTACAATGCTAATGTCTTCCGCCGCATCTGGGAAAACAGACATAACCGTCAGCAGGAGTTTTATCAAGCTGGGGTGGAATTATTAGGTGTTGGTGGTTTGCTTGCCAATACGGAAGTATTGTTGCTAGTCCGCAATTGCTTGCAGGCGTTGGATTTGCAGGATTGGCATTTAATTTTAGGCGAAGCGGGAATCACCAGATCGCTACTAAATGCTTTTCCAGAAAATATTCGGGGAAAAGTTCGCACTGCGATCGCTCACCTAGATCGCATTACGATAGATACTCTACCCTTAACAGAAGAACTCCGCGATCGCGCCAGAATTATGCTCGATTTACGGGGCAATAGTGCAGATGTGCTGCAAAAAGTCAGCAGTTTGGGTTTGGATGCCGACCAACAAGAGGCAGTGAATAATCTTAAATCCCTGGTAGAATTATTAGAATCAGAAGGGGAATTCCCGATTATTCTCGACCTCAGCTTAATTCAGACCATAGACTATTACACCGGCATTGTCTTTGAGATTGTCAGCAGTAGCGAATCACAAGCGCGAGTTTTAGGTAGGGGTGGTAGGTACGACAAACTTTTAGGACTATATCATCCCCAAGGGGAAGACATTCCAGGTATCGGTTTTGTCCTCAACATCGAAGATTTATATCAGGTATTATTGTCTACTCAACAATTACCACAGTCAACTCCGGCTAGTAACTGGCTAGTAGTTCCTGCAAGCCCGACTGCCCATGCTGCGGCCTTTGCCTACGCGCAAAAACTACGTGATTCTACACATTTAGTGAGAGTAGAAATAGACTTGGGTGGAAAAGATACAGAGGAGATCAGACAATACGCACGCGATCGCAGCATAGCCCAAATTGCTTGGGTTAAAACCGACGGCACACCAACAATTGAAAGTGTAGGAGCATAA
- the bioD gene encoding dethiobiotin synthase, with protein MLKELLITGTDTEAGKTVLTTVLAAYWQKYHPQSRLGIMKPIQSGVGDREWYQNKFKLAHSPEEITPLYFQAPLAPPIAAAKENRPVDLGIVWQALTKLRSQCDLLLIESLGGLGSPVTDELTVADLAGEWRLPTVLVAPVKLGAIGHTVANVALARQTKINLKGIVFNCTQPHAEAEIADLTPKDLIQSLTNLPVFGYLPYVDNFTDYDKLAQIASNLDLEQLGLS; from the coding sequence TTGCTAAAAGAACTACTGATTACCGGCACTGATACCGAAGCAGGTAAAACTGTTTTGACTACCGTTTTGGCAGCCTACTGGCAAAAATATCATCCTCAAAGTCGCTTGGGGATTATGAAACCCATTCAATCAGGAGTAGGCGATCGCGAATGGTATCAAAATAAGTTTAAGTTAGCACACTCACCTGAAGAAATTACTCCGCTATACTTCCAAGCACCTCTAGCACCCCCCATCGCCGCCGCCAAAGAAAATCGTCCCGTAGATTTAGGGATAGTGTGGCAAGCTTTAACTAAATTGCGATCGCAGTGTGATTTACTGCTGATAGAATCTTTAGGGGGTTTAGGTTCACCAGTCACCGACGAGTTAACCGTAGCTGATTTAGCCGGAGAATGGCGTTTACCCACAGTCTTAGTCGCACCAGTTAAGTTAGGCGCGATTGGTCATACAGTTGCGAATGTCGCCTTAGCCAGACAAACTAAAATCAACCTCAAAGGAATTGTCTTTAACTGCACACAACCCCATGCTGAGGCAGAAATTGCTGATTTAACCCCGAAAGACTTAATTCAGTCCCTCACCAATCTGCCAGTTTTTGGTTATCTTCCTTATGTAGATAACTTCACCGACTACGATAAACTAGCTCAAATTGCCTCGAATCTAGATTTAGAACAACTAGGTTTGTCATGA
- a CDS encoding thermonuclease family protein yields the protein MKTSRERPKKAGVQGCRGAGGKNFYAPCPISYAQFLSHLWRKIAILACVLLLVGCQAKNQTVNNQTQVRVARVVSGQTLEVVGIAEQPTLISQVRLIGVDAPDLRQYPWGEDSKELLEKMLGNLEKPVMLEFDVEAKDKIGRNLAYVWKDNQLLNEQVIKQGYALFVERSPNFKYNQRLDRAQQWARIMGKGIWNPEQPMRQTPAEFRRLNR from the coding sequence ATGAAGACTAGTAGAGAGAGACCGAAGAAAGCAGGGGTGCAGGGGTGCAGGGGTGCAGGGGGAAAAAATTTCTATGCCCCATGCCCTATTTCCTATGCCCAGTTCCTCAGCCACTTGTGGCGAAAAATCGCCATTCTCGCTTGTGTATTACTCTTAGTTGGTTGTCAAGCCAAAAATCAGACTGTGAATAATCAAACACAGGTGAGAGTGGCGCGGGTGGTGAGTGGACAAACCTTAGAAGTTGTGGGGATAGCTGAACAACCAACTTTAATTTCTCAAGTGCGGTTAATTGGTGTAGATGCGCCAGACTTGCGCCAGTATCCCTGGGGAGAAGATTCTAAGGAACTGTTAGAGAAAATGCTTGGTAACTTAGAAAAACCCGTAATGTTAGAGTTCGATGTCGAAGCCAAAGACAAAATTGGGCGCAACTTAGCATACGTTTGGAAAGATAACCAATTGTTAAACGAACAAGTAATCAAACAAGGGTATGCTTTGTTTGTAGAGCGATCGCCCAATTTCAAATATAATCAACGCCTAGACCGCGCACAACAATGGGCAAGAATCATGGGTAAAGGAATTTGGAATCCAGAACAACCCATGCGTCAGACTCCGGCTGAGTTCCGCCGTCTCAATCGTTAG